One segment of Takifugu rubripes chromosome 5, fTakRub1.2, whole genome shotgun sequence DNA contains the following:
- the arl5c gene encoding putative ADP-ribosylation factor-like protein 5C encodes MGFLLTKMLAVFGDREHKVVIVGLDNAGKTTILYQFLTKEAVHTSPTIGSNVEQITVRKTHFLVWDIGGQESLRASWYSYYCNTEIVILVVDSTDRERLSLTKEELHRMLSHEDLQKAAILVLANKQDMKGSMTAAEISQSLTLDTITSHSWHVQACCALTGEGLPASLDWMKSRVVAN; translated from the exons ATGGGATTTCTTCTGACCAAGATGTTGGCTGTGTTCGGAGACAGAG AACACAAAGTCGTCATTGTGGGTTTGGACAATGCTGGAAAGACAACCATCCTGTATCAGTT CCTGACGAAAGAAGCCGTCCACACGTCGCCCACCATCGGAAGCAACGTCGAGCAGATCACCGTGCGCAAGACGCACTTTTTAGTTTGGGATATCGGCGGGCAGGAGAGCCTTCGAGCCAGCTGGTACTCATACTACTGCAACACAGAG ATTGTCATCCTGGTGGTGGACAGCACCGACCGCGAACGCCTCAGTCtgaccaaagaggagctccatcGGATGCTCTCACACGAG GACCTTCAGAAGGCGGCCATTCTTGTTCTGGCCAACAAACAGGATATGAAAGGTTCCATGACGGCGGCGGAGATCTCCCAGTCTCTCACACTCGACACCATCACGTCACACTCGTGGCACGTCCAGGCATGCTGCGCACTCACGGGTGAAGG TTTGCCTGCCAGTCTGGACTGGATGAAGTCCCGGGTTGTCGCAAATTAG